A stretch of Leptospira perdikensis DNA encodes these proteins:
- the cutA gene encoding divalent-cation tolerance protein CutA, which yields MASEEILVFTTIGDRDMAEEQISEMLEQGIIVSGTIFPEVELVYLWEGKITVDTENKILLKAKADKYDAIEEYIKKHHPYIAPEIIRMDVSFGSPTYKAFVADKIQKNS from the coding sequence ATGGCTTCAGAAGAAATTTTAGTATTTACCACAATCGGCGACCGCGATATGGCCGAAGAACAAATCTCCGAAATGTTAGAACAAGGAATCATTGTTTCCGGAACCATCTTTCCCGAAGTCGAACTTGTTTATTTATGGGAAGGAAAAATCACAGTCGATACCGAAAACAAAATCCTACTCAAAGCAAAAGCTGACAAGTACGATGCGATCGAAGAATACATCAAAAAACACCATCCCTACATTGCTCCCGAAATCATTCGTATGGACGTGAGTTTTGGAAGTCCCACCTACAAAGCGTTTGTTGCCGATAAAATTCAAAAAAATAGTTAA
- a CDS encoding LBF_4227 family protein has product MEHKESKHRKKGGIKAAFDDLINKTVAYVEVMAIYIQKNLQVYIKNLVLSSVWVFTSIFLIFLGFIYISYGVYLSIQKFLSAGDPILASFGTGFGFLVFAILFLSLVLKKK; this is encoded by the coding sequence TTGGAACACAAAGAATCAAAACATCGTAAAAAGGGCGGAATCAAAGCCGCCTTCGATGACTTAATCAACAAAACCGTTGCTTATGTAGAAGTAATGGCAATTTATATCCAGAAGAACCTCCAAGTTTATATTAAAAATTTGGTTCTCTCTTCTGTTTGGGTTTTCACTTCTATTTTCCTAATCTTCTTAGGTTTTATCTACATCTCCTATGGAGTGTACTTAAGCATTCAAAAATTTCTTTCCGCGGGTGACCCTATCCTTGCGAGTTTCGGAACAGGATTTGGATTTTTAGTTTTTGCTATTTTATTTTTGTCACTCGTATTAAAGAAAAAATAA
- a CDS encoding DUF883 family protein — MEEVKKDKSLIDEIKLYEKKAKEIEQRAKEKYMEQVSDIKQKLGKASEEASIKAKEVIDTVGTYVKEHPQKAAVIGFGVGLGLGLALGWVFKKK, encoded by the coding sequence ATGGAAGAAGTGAAAAAAGACAAATCCCTCATCGATGAAATCAAGTTGTATGAGAAAAAAGCCAAAGAAATTGAACAAAGAGCCAAGGAGAAGTATATGGAACAAGTAAGTGACATCAAACAAAAGTTAGGTAAAGCTAGTGAAGAAGCTTCTATCAAAGCAAAAGAAGTAATTGATACTGTGGGAACTTATGTGAAAGAACATCCACAAAAAGCGGCAGTCATTGGCTTTGGTGTAGGTCTTGGACTTGGTCTTGCTCTTGGTTGGGTTTTTAAGAAGAAATAA
- a CDS encoding response regulator transcription factor yields the protein MKNILVIEDDPDIGNLIRKSLDSAHYTTSVFENGEEGLKFYKSNHPDLVILDLSLPDIDGMEICRSIRKADESTPIFILSARTEEIDRIMGLELGADDYITKPFSVRELKTRVDVFFRRWDKKIGIKPNVGQAGEIIRGALKIDSIRRRVTLNENIINISRKEFDILQLLAGSPGKVFSREMILESVWGVEWDGFERMIDSHIKRIRSKLEKNSAQPEWIETIWGIGYRFTDNFENIVVPD from the coding sequence ATGAAAAATATTTTGGTAATTGAGGACGATCCGGATATCGGGAACCTAATCCGGAAATCTCTCGATTCTGCTCACTACACAACCTCCGTTTTTGAAAATGGCGAAGAAGGTTTGAAATTTTACAAGTCCAATCATCCTGATTTAGTGATTCTGGATCTCTCTCTACCTGACATTGATGGTATGGAAATTTGCCGTAGCATCCGAAAGGCCGATGAAAGTACGCCGATTTTTATCCTTTCCGCAAGGACAGAGGAAATTGATCGCATCATGGGACTTGAGTTAGGTGCTGACGATTACATCACAAAACCATTTTCTGTACGTGAACTCAAAACTCGAGTGGATGTATTCTTTCGTAGATGGGATAAAAAAATTGGGATCAAACCCAATGTGGGACAAGCCGGCGAAATCATTCGTGGTGCTCTAAAAATTGATTCCATCCGCAGACGTGTGACTTTAAACGAAAACATCATCAATATTTCTAGAAAGGAATTTGACATCTTACAACTACTAGCTGGTTCACCTGGAAAAGTTTTTTCTCGTGAAATGATTTTGGAATCAGTTTGGGGAGTAGAATGGGATGGTTTTGAAAGGATGATCGACAGTCATATCAAGCGGATTCGTTCCAAACTAGAAAAAAATTCTGCACAACCAGAATGGATCGAAACCATTTGGGGAATCGGATACAGATTTACTGATAATTTTGAGAACATTGTTGTTCCAGATTAG
- a CDS encoding DUF4279 domain-containing protein, which translates to MESGTQREAKSWAMFAITGPRLRPLEVTEKLGIQPDYYHGADVKDIENMTIPSHWQLNSKLGPEFPLLDHIWDLLKTLAPVRKNLKEFTESYGSTIYASVEFASEFTKGVVLDKRTMLLLGEMGVDLEIIPWTASEIL; encoded by the coding sequence ATGGAATCGGGAACACAAAGAGAAGCAAAATCGTGGGCGATGTTCGCCATCACAGGACCTAGGCTTAGGCCTCTGGAAGTGACGGAAAAACTAGGCATTCAGCCGGATTATTATCATGGTGCGGATGTAAAAGACATCGAAAATATGACAATTCCGAGTCATTGGCAGCTGAATTCGAAGCTTGGACCTGAATTCCCGTTACTCGATCATATCTGGGACCTTCTCAAAACCTTAGCACCTGTTCGTAAAAACCTAAAAGAATTCACAGAAAGTTATGGGTCTACCATTTATGCTTCCGTTGAATTTGCATCTGAGTTTACAAAAGGTGTGGTTCTCGACAAAAGGACTATGCTTTTGTTAGGTGAGATGGGCGTGGACCTGGAAATTATTCCGTGGACTGCCTCTGAGATTCTCTAA
- a CDS encoding amino acid--tRNA ligase-related protein translates to MVSLSKDTLIFRSQVIRKVREILWRDGFLEVDTPSLKPVVGMEPYLDPFEVRSPNGREKGYLITSPEYSLKQMMARGMTRIFELAHTYRSGEMGSEFHSKEFLMLELYAKGMNDSSLRNYIEIFLRELVHNFGTKEDQKKTSNPDWICHLSVEEAFVKTVGHGFSREELFETIEKHKLSTSSLAELKAWQYEDLFFLVFLNLVEPKLGEGIVFLYDYPPECAALARVVDGVAKRFEIYWDGLELANAFYELSDAKEQRKRFREEQELREKLGKEVFPMDEDFLRCLENGFPECAGISIGMDRLLLKLSGKHGLGEVSPYWMEV, encoded by the coding sequence ATGGTCTCACTCTCAAAAGATACACTCATTTTTCGTTCCCAAGTGATCCGAAAGGTTCGGGAGATATTATGGAGGGATGGATTTTTAGAAGTTGATACACCTAGCTTAAAACCCGTTGTGGGGATGGAACCGTATTTGGATCCTTTTGAAGTGCGATCACCCAATGGACGTGAGAAAGGTTACCTCATCACTTCCCCAGAATATAGTTTAAAACAAATGATGGCTAGAGGAATGACTCGGATCTTTGAATTAGCCCATACGTATCGGTCCGGTGAGATGGGTAGTGAGTTTCATTCCAAAGAGTTTCTTATGTTAGAACTTTATGCAAAAGGTATGAATGATAGTTCCTTACGAAATTATATAGAAATTTTTTTAAGAGAGTTGGTTCATAATTTTGGAACCAAAGAGGATCAGAAAAAAACATCTAACCCGGATTGGATTTGTCATCTTTCAGTGGAAGAGGCGTTTGTAAAAACTGTGGGACATGGATTTTCTCGCGAGGAATTGTTCGAGACGATTGAAAAACATAAACTATCCACATCTAGTCTGGCAGAACTTAAGGCATGGCAATATGAAGATCTTTTCTTTTTGGTATTTCTCAACTTGGTAGAACCAAAATTAGGTGAGGGGATTGTTTTTTTATACGACTATCCGCCGGAATGTGCAGCCCTTGCTCGAGTTGTGGATGGGGTAGCCAAACGATTTGAAATTTATTGGGATGGTTTGGAACTTGCCAATGCCTTCTATGAACTCAGTGATGCAAAAGAACAACGAAAACGATTTAGAGAAGAACAGGAATTAAGAGAGAAATTAGGAAAAGAAGTTTTTCCGATGGATGAAGATTTTCTTCGGTGTTTGGAAAACGGGTTTCCTGAATGTGCAGGAATATCCATTGGAATGGATCGGTTGTTGTTAAAGCTGTCCGGTAAACACGGGCTAGGTGAGGTTAGCCCGTATTGGATGGAGGTTTAG
- a CDS encoding LA_2478/LA_2722/LA_4182 family protein gives MKKISIFLLILIPFLITAQTVKDAKEFQSLSKKMCAKTSECMKEKLKDLPADQRKMVESQFVNGNVCEARYKNYVVEGQKPTNDKPTKKLTKQDLEDMKKCAKDMAAFSCADLEDGKVPESCEKFQEED, from the coding sequence ATGAAAAAAATTTCCATTTTTTTACTAATTCTAATCCCTTTCCTTATCACCGCACAAACGGTAAAGGATGCTAAAGAATTCCAATCACTCTCTAAAAAGATGTGCGCCAAAACTTCTGAGTGTATGAAAGAAAAACTAAAAGACCTTCCGGCAGACCAAAGAAAGATGGTTGAGTCTCAATTTGTGAATGGCAATGTCTGTGAAGCACGTTACAAAAACTATGTGGTGGAAGGCCAAAAACCAACAAACGACAAACCGACAAAAAAACTCACCAAACAAGACTTAGAAGATATGAAAAAATGTGCCAAGGATATGGCTGCCTTCTCTTGTGCGGATTTGGAAGATGGGAAAGTACCTGAGTCTTGCGAAAAATTCCAAGAAGAAGACTAA
- a CDS encoding DUF6935 domain-containing protein codes for MKKVPILVFCFSLVTGPTMAQNLTSRNAVVIPSEPTTIEEFKSLQSNLATTAEGGAAILVLAISLYGKNQDLGRKTITLSVLSKNRQKSTKPTAVDGVDLGGGDQFLLGQLDKYKMLSGGYWKGAEPANGYTPTLPLTVETYTNPYSGDESTGKLKLFVATRGASSFRPVSMEKDTDGLWRAKEMSSLFVGMMPAK; via the coding sequence ATGAAAAAAGTCCCAATACTTGTATTTTGTTTCTCTCTCGTAACAGGGCCGACGATGGCTCAGAATTTAACTTCACGTAATGCGGTAGTAATTCCTTCTGAACCCACAACGATTGAAGAATTTAAATCGTTACAATCAAACCTTGCCACCACAGCGGAGGGAGGGGCAGCTATCCTTGTACTTGCAATTTCCCTCTATGGGAAAAACCAAGATCTGGGCAGAAAAACAATTACACTTTCTGTGCTTTCTAAAAACAGACAGAAGTCAACCAAACCAACAGCAGTGGATGGAGTGGACTTAGGTGGAGGAGATCAGTTTTTACTCGGCCAATTGGATAAATACAAAATGTTGTCTGGTGGATATTGGAAAGGTGCCGAACCGGCTAATGGATACACGCCGACTTTACCTTTAACAGTGGAAACCTACACCAACCCATATTCTGGTGATGAATCCACAGGAAAACTCAAACTATTTGTCGCCACTCGTGGTGCTTCTAGTTTTCGACCTGTGTCAATGGAAAAAGATACGGATGGTCTTTGGCGAGCCAAAGAAATGAGTTCCCTTTTTGTTGGAATGATGCCAGCCAAATAG
- a CDS encoding ZIP family metal transporter, with amino-acid sequence MLDSLMVWHPVALALLATGFTWFCTAFGAGFVFFFRTVPRPVFNAMLGFASGIMIAASFWSLLLPSIALSERAGNPAWLHSSFGFLSGGLTLYVLHKLLPHLHVGLEENHLEGGKSSFQRSLLLVLAITLHNIPEGLAVGVAFGALGDGFTYEALMAAVVVAFGIGIQNIPEGAAVSIPLLREGFSARKSFWYGQLSGFVEPIGGLLGATLVFYVESLLPFALSFAAGAMIFVVVEELIPESHTGKETEMSTLGAMFGFVLMMALDVGLG; translated from the coding sequence ATGTTAGATTCTCTGATGGTTTGGCACCCTGTGGCCTTGGCTCTTCTTGCTACTGGGTTTACTTGGTTTTGTACAGCCTTCGGTGCTGGTTTTGTTTTTTTCTTTCGAACCGTACCGAGACCTGTTTTTAATGCGATGTTAGGATTTGCTTCCGGCATTATGATAGCTGCCAGTTTTTGGTCTTTGTTATTGCCGTCCATTGCCCTTTCCGAAAGGGCTGGAAATCCTGCTTGGCTTCATTCGAGTTTTGGATTTTTATCTGGAGGACTTACCCTCTATGTTTTACATAAACTCCTTCCTCATTTACATGTGGGATTGGAAGAAAACCATTTGGAGGGAGGGAAGTCTTCCTTTCAACGTAGTTTGTTACTTGTTCTTGCCATCACTCTCCATAACATTCCTGAAGGTTTAGCCGTTGGTGTTGCCTTCGGAGCACTTGGTGATGGATTTACTTACGAAGCCTTAATGGCTGCTGTGGTTGTTGCTTTCGGAATTGGAATTCAAAATATACCGGAGGGTGCTGCTGTCTCTATTCCTTTATTACGAGAGGGGTTTAGTGCCAGGAAAAGTTTTTGGTATGGACAACTTTCCGGATTTGTTGAACCAATTGGTGGCCTTCTGGGAGCTACTCTTGTTTTTTATGTGGAAAGTTTACTTCCATTTGCACTTTCTTTTGCTGCAGGTGCTATGATTTTTGTTGTTGTGGAGGAACTCATTCCAGAATCTCATACAGGGAAAGAAACGGAAATGTCAACCCTCGGTGCCATGTTTGGATTTGTTCTTATGATGGCTCTGGATGTTGGGCTTGGATGA
- a CDS encoding BtrH N-terminal domain-containing protein — MILNKISPYVGVHCETTTTGTLLKHIGLDLSEPMLFGIGEGLSFIFWNMKSMAFPFIGGRIKPDQLTANITKNLNLKLKIQETTSKPKAWSLVRDLIDSGTPVGLKLDCFHLEYFSKPFHFAGHYAAIYGYDQSNAYLIDTKQQGGKVHTSLKSLELARNEKGPMASKNLFYTIELGKKQTNLEKVVRLAAKNNAREYLNPPITNVSYQGIRKLASNLEKWFHSSEDIQRDFGTTAMMMEKAGTGGAIFRNLYRDFLLESYELTKDPIFKNTHLQFKEIATHWTEIISLFEVLGKTGEDRLLLQIKNLLNLISDSEFEAMTELLKLK, encoded by the coding sequence ATGATTTTAAATAAAATTTCTCCTTATGTGGGAGTTCACTGTGAAACCACAACCACAGGGACTTTGTTGAAACATATCGGACTAGATCTCTCCGAACCAATGTTATTTGGTATTGGGGAAGGTCTTAGTTTTATATTTTGGAATATGAAGTCGATGGCTTTTCCTTTTATCGGTGGGCGGATCAAACCAGACCAATTAACAGCTAATATAACTAAAAATTTAAATCTAAAACTAAAAATTCAAGAAACAACTTCTAAGCCGAAAGCTTGGTCATTGGTTCGAGATTTGATTGATTCGGGAACACCTGTTGGTTTGAAATTAGATTGTTTTCATTTAGAGTATTTTTCTAAACCCTTTCACTTTGCAGGACATTATGCTGCTATTTATGGGTACGACCAATCAAATGCTTATTTGATTGATACAAAACAACAGGGTGGAAAGGTTCATACTTCCTTAAAAAGTTTAGAATTGGCAAGAAACGAAAAGGGGCCCATGGCTTCTAAAAATCTTTTTTATACAATTGAACTAGGGAAAAAACAAACAAACTTAGAAAAGGTGGTTAGACTTGCGGCAAAAAACAATGCACGTGAATATCTAAATCCTCCCATTACCAATGTATCTTATCAAGGGATCAGAAAGTTAGCCTCGAATTTGGAGAAGTGGTTTCATTCTTCCGAAGATATCCAAAGAGATTTTGGAACCACCGCAATGATGATGGAAAAGGCAGGAACGGGTGGTGCCATCTTTAGGAATTTGTATAGAGATTTTCTTTTAGAATCCTATGAATTAACAAAAGATCCTATCTTTAAAAATACTCATCTCCAATTCAAAGAGATCGCAACCCATTGGACAGAGATTATTTCCTTGTTCGAGGTTTTGGGTAAAACAGGTGAGGATCGTTTGTTACTTCAAATTAAAAATCTTTTGAATCTAATATCCGATTCAGAGTTTGAAGCGATGACAGAGTTATTAAAATTGAAATGA
- a CDS encoding alginate export family protein — protein MQKRRLPITLLFFYLFIGYGLIGQTVAPAPETPNISPNTSSTIPPTQEPPKPNPPPSWSEGFTAGALVRVRPEMKYNLDFNRTTNDNVDFTGQKIQFWVQKEFTKDVIAKITFQDARLWGAEKGSLTGLSTANDGTRQSTDVREAYIEVKNNFNLPFHIQAGRQILRYGDERLVGSLDWTNVGRSFDGLRLKWEDKYFSSHMFVTSVSERHSDIAGNTTSFGVKNQYSPYLDCPYNGTKVCTLKPDAQRQELGDSYFTGFYNTLKPSDYFHIDLYYLGLQKEYLRTNQSLVLTTGETGTPTSRAGRWDILHTYGIRITNRTQPNKKALQAFDYSFEYAVQTGTTGKSIRPKWDDIRTDVTLIDPLTNTNYNHSLYSEKERYKTFAFGADIGYTIDKLRLGVAYDIGSGDPNRTDGSVASFQNLFHTNHLFYGMADQVSWVNMKSKSVNASYNLGAYGSFRVDYFVIEKHKLQDSWYDIAGVAKTGASTESITNNQYDMSQVQTEKGAGDNRPVSMLGRSLFREIDFKYNVPYKNLILECGYSMLFAGDAIQNKVNDRTMNSQVYTNQFSKNAQFAYLMVTAQF, from the coding sequence ATGCAAAAGCGAAGATTACCAATCACCCTACTCTTTTTTTATTTATTCATTGGTTATGGACTCATTGGACAAACAGTGGCACCCGCTCCAGAAACTCCAAACATATCACCAAATACAAGTTCTACGATTCCGCCCACACAAGAACCACCAAAACCTAATCCACCCCCTTCTTGGTCTGAGGGTTTTACAGCGGGAGCCCTTGTGCGTGTACGTCCTGAAATGAAGTATAACTTAGATTTCAATCGAACCACCAATGATAACGTAGATTTTACAGGACAGAAGATTCAATTTTGGGTTCAAAAAGAATTTACCAAAGATGTGATCGCTAAAATTACTTTCCAAGATGCAAGATTATGGGGAGCGGAAAAAGGTTCTCTCACCGGTCTTTCCACTGCCAATGATGGAACAAGGCAAAGCACAGATGTTCGTGAAGCATACATTGAAGTCAAAAACAACTTCAATCTGCCATTCCATATCCAAGCAGGTCGTCAAATTTTAAGATATGGTGACGAACGTTTGGTGGGATCTTTAGATTGGACCAATGTGGGTCGAAGTTTCGATGGACTAAGACTGAAATGGGAAGATAAATACTTCTCCTCCCATATGTTTGTTACATCCGTGAGTGAACGCCACTCCGATATTGCAGGGAACACCACCTCCTTTGGAGTCAAAAACCAATATAGCCCTTATCTAGATTGTCCTTACAACGGAACAAAAGTTTGTACTTTAAAACCAGATGCCCAAAGACAAGAATTAGGTGACTCTTACTTTACAGGCTTTTATAATACCCTAAAACCTTCCGATTATTTCCATATTGATTTGTATTACTTAGGTTTACAGAAAGAATATTTGAGAACAAACCAATCATTAGTTCTTACCACCGGAGAAACGGGAACTCCAACATCTAGAGCTGGTAGATGGGATATCTTACATACATATGGAATCCGAATCACAAACAGGACCCAACCGAACAAAAAGGCTCTCCAAGCTTTCGATTATTCTTTCGAATATGCAGTCCAAACAGGTACTACAGGAAAATCCATCCGACCAAAATGGGACGACATTCGAACTGATGTGACATTGATTGATCCTTTAACTAATACAAACTACAATCATAGTCTTTATTCAGAAAAAGAAAGATACAAAACTTTTGCTTTTGGGGCCGACATTGGATACACAATCGATAAACTTAGATTAGGTGTGGCTTACGATATAGGCAGTGGTGATCCCAACAGAACGGATGGTTCCGTTGCCAGTTTTCAAAACTTATTTCATACCAACCATTTGTTTTATGGAATGGCCGACCAAGTCAGTTGGGTTAATATGAAATCAAAATCAGTAAACGCATCCTATAACTTGGGGGCTTATGGGTCTTTTCGAGTTGATTATTTTGTCATCGAAAAACATAAACTCCAGGATAGTTGGTATGATATAGCAGGAGTTGCAAAAACCGGTGCCAGTACAGAATCTATAACAAACAACCAGTATGATATGAGCCAAGTCCAGACAGAAAAAGGTGCCGGTGACAATAGACCAGTATCTATGCTTGGGAGAAGTTTGTTTCGCGAGATTGATTTTAAATACAACGTTCCATACAAAAATTTAATTTTAGAATGTGGTTATAGTATGTTATTTGCTGGTGATGCCATCCAGAACAAAGTGAATGATCGCACCATGAACTCTCAAGTTTACACAAATCAATTTTCTAAAAATGCTCAGTTTGCTTATTTGATGGTGACTGCTCAATTCTAA